AAGACAGCTTCCTTCCCGGATCTCTTCCGGAAGAAGCGCTCTTGCTACCATCTTTGCCTCTTCCTCCGGCAGATCGGTCCGCTTCAGCATCGCATAGTCTCCGTCGATTCTCTCTACAATATAATCACAAACCAGCATTTTGTTCCTCCTCTTTTTTCTTCTATCTTAGCTCGCCGCCGCTCTTTTTTCAACTACAAGCTCAGGAGTTACATTCTGATGCCGGTAAATACTCAGCAAAATTCCCATCAATACTGCTGAAACCATCTGACCGCTTCGTCCATATCCGAAGAACAGACACCAGGCACACTGACCGATCCCGGATATCCCAATGTTCGCCAGCAGTGATAACAGAAACTGGATTGTCAGAACCATCACGCATCCAAATCCCATCATCATGCCAAGCTGGTTCTTCTGCTTCAGCGTACTTCTTAAAAACCAGCATAACAGACCGGCAATCACTGCAATACAAAGTACCATCACAAGGATTCCAAAGTACCCTGCAATTCCAAGCATCATATAGTCAGCAGAACTGATGCGGTCTCCAGCCCAAAAGCGATCGACTCCGGAAGCACGTCCAACTGCCATACATCTCGACAGCAGTTCCCGTACTGCCCCAAGCGTCGTGCCTTTCATCCTTCCTGCCTCTTTATCCAGCACAAACATCGCCCGGATACGCATTTTCTGATATTCCGCACCAAAGAAGAAAAAGTATGCTAATATCCCCGCCGGAATTCCGACTGTCAGTATCCCGAGCCCGGCCATCACTTTTCTGACCGCAACCTGATACCATCCCTTTTCCAACGCCAGCATCAGCATAAAAATGCAGGAAAGTCCCACCGTTCCTGCCATCACAGAATCCGGACAGGTAATCAGGAATCCTACTATCGGCAGCATCCAGACTACAGCTTTCAGCACGGCACCGTAGCCTTCTCCCCGGTACCGGTACAGCACTGCTCCATATAATGGAAGAAACAACCAGCTCATCAGTGAAAGACTTACGCTGAAGCCACCGACTCCAATCCACCTTGCCGCACCATTGATCTGAAGAACAAAAAAATGTCTCATCAGAACCATAAACAGAAGATAACCACCGGCAAAAAGCCTTGCATGCTTTCCAATCCAGCTGTAATCCATATAACATACCAGAATCATAACCGGAAATGCCATCGCTATCCGGAATATCTGCCGGATCCCTGCAACATATCCATAGCTTTCACTTTGTTTCAAAAAGAATGCTGCAAAAATTCCACTCAGGATCTCCATCAGAGCGATCACCAGAATTGCTTTCCACGGCATCTTCGGTCTGTGGATCTGATCCATCTCCACACCAACTTCAACCGGGTCGCCCATCTCCTCCACAGCTGCCTTCTCAGCTTCTTCTTCCGTCATCCCTTCTGCCATAAAAGCCTGCTTTTGATCTTCAATATGATCTTCTACTTCCCTTGCAATAACCGGACACATTTTCCTGCAGCGGATCTGACCGGTCATCAATTCCAGATAATCACGCCGTTCCAAAACACACACCTCCGATCACCTGTAAAATAGCCTCCGAATACTCCTTCCATTCTTTCTTTTTTGCCTGATACTGCTTTTTCCCATCTCTGGTAATCCGGTAATACTTTCTCATCTTTCCACCGGCTTCCTGCTCATACACGGTAAGCCATCCCTTTTCTTCCATAGAATGCAGTAACGGATATAAGGTTCCCGCTTTTAGTTCAAATACATTGTTTGACTTTCCTTTCAGAGTATCGATCATCTCATAGCCATACATATCCTTCTCTTCCAGGAGGCTTAAGATCAAAAGAGTCGTACTCCCTGATATCAGACTTTTATCAACTGCCATTTCTTTCTCCTTTCTTATATCGGTTATCTATATACTTTGTATCTCCATACTATATCGGCAGTCTATATATGTCAACTGTTTTGCTGAAATTTATCTCTTCTTCAGAAGTTTTTAAGATATTTCAGGATTTCTTTATCCGCCCGTCACATTCTTTCCATAATTTCCCGTTATACTAAATGCATAAAGTTAAGGGACACCGGTAATCCTATATGATATAAACTCTGTAAGATTATCAGGATGTCCGCCTAAAAAATCAGGCATATGTCTTTGACCTATACCTTTTATATATATCTTCTCTCTACTCTGCCGATACAGTTTTGTATCGGCTCTTTTTTTCATCTTATGGATTTTCAGCTTTCCGGCACAGATATTCCTCGTTTTTCCTTAAGCTAAAAAAACTAAAAATTTTAAATTTTTTTCAAAAAAACACTTGTCAAAATCATATAGTTATGCTATTATAATTTTCGGTCACTGTTATAAAACAGTTCACCAAAATAGTTTTGGCTCCGTGGTCAAGCGGTTAAGACATCGCCCTTTCACGGCGGTAACACGGGTTCGATTCCCGTCGGAGT
The sequence above is drawn from the Coprococcus comes ATCC 27758 genome and encodes:
- a CDS encoding permease prefix domain 1-containing protein, whose protein sequence is MERRDYLELMTGQIRCRKMCPVIAREVEDHIEDQKQAFMAEGMTEEEAEKAAVEEMGDPVEVGVEMDQIHRPKMPWKAILVIALMEILSGIFAAFFLKQSESYGYVAGIRQIFRIAMAFPVMILVCYMDYSWIGKHARLFAGGYLLFMVLMRHFFVLQINGAARWIGVGGFSVSLSLMSWLFLPLYGAVLYRYRGEGYGAVLKAVVWMLPIVGFLITCPDSVMAGTVGLSCIFMLMLALEKGWYQVAVRKVMAGLGILTVGIPAGILAYFFFFGAEYQKMRIRAMFVLDKEAGRMKGTTLGAVRELLSRCMAVGRASGVDRFWAGDRISSADYMMLGIAGYFGILVMVLCIAVIAGLLCWFLRSTLKQKNQLGMMMGFGCVMVLTIQFLLSLLANIGISGIGQCAWCLFFGYGRSGQMVSAVLMGILLSIYRHQNVTPELVVEKRAAAS
- a CDS encoding PadR family transcriptional regulator, with amino-acid sequence MAVDKSLISGSTTLLILSLLEEKDMYGYEMIDTLKGKSNNVFELKAGTLYPLLHSMEEKGWLTVYEQEAGGKMRKYYRITRDGKKQYQAKKKEWKEYSEAILQVIGGVCFGTA
- a CDS encoding DUF3006 family protein — translated: MLVCDYIVERIDGDYAMLKRTDLPEEEAKMVARALLPEEIREGSCLHYELLQYTIVE